In Flavobacterium sp. WV_118_3, one DNA window encodes the following:
- a CDS encoding helix-turn-helix domain-containing protein, which produces MTAIKETSTIQENKRYALEQCPVSYVMERIGGYWKPIILYHLSKGDKRYSELKRAIPAITEKMLIQHLKQLEADNLVIREAKPVVPPFVTYRLSNAGVGLLPVIEAMAQWAFQDMEGKF; this is translated from the coding sequence ATGACAGCGATTAAAGAAACTTCAACCATACAGGAAAACAAACGATATGCCTTGGAACAATGCCCGGTGAGTTATGTTATGGAACGAATAGGCGGTTATTGGAAACCGATTATTCTGTATCATCTTTCCAAAGGCGACAAACGTTATAGTGAATTGAAGAGGGCTATTCCAGCCATTACCGAAAAAATGCTCATCCAGCATTTAAAACAACTGGAAGCCGACAATCTGGTAATCCGCGAGGCCAAACCGGTTGTCCCCCCTTTTGTCACCTACAGACTGAGCAATGCGGGTGTTGGTTTATTACCGGTGATTGAAGCGATGGCGCAATGGGCTTTTCAGGATATGGAAGGGAAATTCTAG
- a CDS encoding NAD(P)H-binding protein gives MKITISGSLGNIGKPLTTKLVAAGHHVTVISSTADRQQAIADLGAVAAIGSVSDANFLKKVFTGADAVFVMTPPNMGGANIIANTTEAGKAFAAAITASGVKRVVMLSSIGGDLPTGNGPIAGLHNIEKIYNELESVSVTFLRAGLFFTNFYNDVPLIKGMGIMGANYPGAIRVPFVYPGDIATAAAEELQKNSTGKNVRYIVSDVRTPNEAAQVLGTAIGNPELPWVEFTDEQALQGMQQAGLPEEVAQLYAEMGSGFRNGTIPADFEHNGSPVDGQTKLEDFAKIFAAGF, from the coding sequence ATGAAAATAACAATCTCAGGTTCTTTAGGGAACATCGGAAAACCGTTAACCACAAAATTAGTAGCCGCGGGACATCACGTAACGGTTATCAGTAGCACAGCCGACAGACAACAAGCAATTGCCGATTTAGGCGCTGTAGCGGCCATCGGGTCGGTAAGTGATGCCAATTTCTTAAAAAAAGTATTTACCGGCGCAGATGCCGTTTTTGTCATGACACCACCCAATATGGGCGGAGCCAATATCATTGCCAATACAACCGAAGCCGGTAAAGCTTTTGCAGCTGCGATTACCGCATCGGGCGTAAAACGCGTAGTGATGTTGAGTAGTATTGGTGGGGATTTGCCAACCGGAAACGGACCAATCGCGGGATTACATAACATCGAGAAAATCTACAACGAATTGGAATCGGTTTCCGTAACCTTTTTGCGTGCCGGTTTGTTCTTTACCAATTTTTACAACGATGTGCCATTGATCAAAGGAATGGGAATTATGGGCGCGAATTATCCGGGTGCTATTCGTGTGCCGTTTGTATATCCGGGTGATATCGCAACCGCTGCTGCCGAGGAATTGCAAAAAAACAGTACCGGTAAAAATGTCCGCTATATTGTGAGTGATGTCCGTACGCCAAATGAAGCAGCTCAGGTGCTGGGTACTGCGATTGGAAATCCGGAATTGCCTTGGGTTGAATTTACAGACGAACAGGCTTTACAGGGAATGCAACAAGCCGGACTTCCGGAAGAGGTGGCGCAATTGTATGCCGAAATGGGTTCTGGTTTCCGAAATGGAACGATTCCGGCCGATTTCGAACACAATGGTTCGCCGGTAGACGGGCAAACGAAACTGGAAGATTTTGCGAAGATTTTTGCTGCCGGTTTCTAA
- a CDS encoding TetR family transcriptional regulator C-terminal domain-containing protein, whose translation MAVTKRTNGKKESVTEDTIITNYMNQVLEKHQEPVSVFLFCKENKIDETTFYSFFTSLDGIRETIWIKLFENAVTSLKNDEAFATYSNRNKLLALYFTFFEILTLNRSYVYFVLKENEKGLHNLKQLRKLRNRFKKFLKEEIQAQFADKHEKIDKVAKPILTEAAWVQFLFILKFWIDDTSVGFEKTDIMIEKAVKAAFDVLDTTPLESLFDLGKFVWKERFN comes from the coding sequence ATGGCGGTGACAAAAAGAACCAACGGAAAAAAAGAATCCGTTACAGAAGATACGATTATTACCAATTATATGAACCAGGTTCTCGAAAAACACCAGGAACCGGTGAGTGTGTTTCTATTTTGCAAAGAAAATAAAATTGACGAAACCACATTTTACAGTTTTTTTACTTCATTGGATGGAATCCGGGAAACGATCTGGATCAAGCTGTTCGAGAATGCGGTGACAAGTCTTAAAAACGATGAGGCTTTTGCAACCTATTCCAACCGGAATAAATTACTGGCGTTGTACTTTACTTTTTTTGAAATCCTGACGTTAAACAGAAGTTATGTCTACTTTGTACTAAAGGAAAACGAAAAGGGTTTACATAATCTGAAACAACTGCGTAAACTCCGCAATCGATTTAAAAAGTTCCTTAAGGAAGAAATACAGGCTCAGTTTGCCGATAAACATGAAAAAATCGATAAGGTGGCCAAACCGATATTGACGGAAGCCGCCTGGGTACAATTTCTATTTATCCTGAAGTTTTGGATAGACGATACATCGGTTGGTTTCGAAAAAACGGATATCATGATCGAAAAAGCAGTAAAAGCTGCATTCGATGTATTGGATACAACACCCTTGGAAAGCCTTTTTGATCTCGGCAAGTTTGTCTGGAAAGAAAGATTTAACTAG